From a single Calothrix sp. NIES-2098 genomic region:
- a CDS encoding CopG/DNA-binding domain-containing protein translates to MNKKWAVKRITINLTSNEAEKLETYCSITGRPATDVIRELIRSLKAKDTENSD, encoded by the coding sequence ATGAATAAGAAATGGGCTGTTAAACGCATCACAATTAATCTCACATCCAACGAAGCCGAGAAACTTGAAACATACTGCTCCATAACGGGTAGACCAGCTACTGATGTGATTCGGGAATTAATTCGCTCTTTAAAAGCCAAAGACACAGAGAATAGTGATTGA
- a CDS encoding TspO and MBR like protein: MMNNSNSNIGILEKFINTVMGIKTPKQPKYPDTAIVTTQELDIKAVLVYTLGTILQIIVMIVVLLGMEKSIILIDKNSAFPSWFSTLLTGIFFALFSIRSRVFSLLDNTRSRQTYDRVIRPRWAPPPLVFPIVWMIIAVLRVISSVLVWQQMNHQFLVLPLILFVVHLALGDTWNTIFTVERRLGAAVPVVILGPWLSAVVVTAIYWQTNPVAGIIFSFSCVWLTVAAVLVFRIWQLNGSEPLYPLKITTVEK; encoded by the coding sequence ATGATGAATAATTCAAATAGTAATATTGGCATACTTGAAAAGTTTATCAATACAGTTATGGGGATCAAAACGCCTAAACAACCAAAGTATCCAGATACAGCAATAGTTACTACACAAGAACTAGATATTAAAGCAGTTTTAGTTTATACACTAGGGACTATTCTACAAATAATAGTCATGATTGTCGTGTTGCTAGGCATGGAGAAATCAATAATATTAATTGATAAAAATTCTGCCTTTCCTAGTTGGTTTAGCACTTTATTGACTGGAATATTTTTTGCTCTATTCAGTATCCGTTCGCGAGTTTTTTCTCTTTTAGACAATACCCGTTCTCGTCAGACCTATGATCGGGTAATCAGACCTAGATGGGCACCTCCACCTTTAGTATTTCCCATAGTTTGGATGATAATTGCGGTTTTGCGGGTAATTTCTTCTGTATTAGTTTGGCAGCAAATGAATCACCAATTTTTAGTGCTGCCTTTAATTTTGTTTGTGGTACATCTGGCTTTAGGGGATACTTGGAATACGATTTTTACTGTAGAACGGAGATTAGGTGCTGCTGTTCCTGTAGTTATTTTAGGCCCTTGGCTATCTGCTGTCGTGGTGACGGCAATTTATTGGCAAACTAATCCAGTAGCAGGAATAATTTTCTCATTTTCTTGTGTATGGCTAACTGTAGCTGCTGTATTGGTATTTAGAATTTGGCAATTAAATGGCTCTGAGCCATTATATCCTTTGAAAATAACAACTGTGGAGAAATAA
- a CDS encoding ATPase, E1-E2 type, giving the protein MTANTIATNNFTQTTKDLLNYEWHTLSTQEVVQTLTSHSQAGLSDEEAIARHERMGANQLTSKAGKSPWLRFIEQFNQPLLYILLAAGVVTLLLQDWIDAGVIFGVTLINVIIGYIQESKAEGAIAALSQAVTTEATVIRDGQKTRLASTELVVGDLVVLASGDKVPADLRLLSVRGLQVDESALTGESVPVEKATASLAGDTPLAERSNMAYAGSFITFGQAQGIVVAIADATETGRISELIASSSDLKTPLTRNIDKFSKTLLYVILGLAALTFAVGLGQGESWIDVFKATVALVVSAIPEGLPVIVTVTLAIGVSRMARRNAIIRKLPAVETLGSTTVICSDKTGTLTENQMTVQQIYAGGQHYTVSGIGYAPDGEILINQQPVDFNTDEHIAVWESLAAGLLCNDSHIEWRDGQWNLVGTPTEGALITTAYKAGLTPENLEQELPRIDTIPFESEFQYMATLHQLNAKRRLNTIYLKGSVEAILQRCDSMLDAQGQQIALNPTAIEQEVADMAKQGLRVLALAKKEVSSHKHSLDHDDLNQGLVFLGLQGIIDPPRAEAIAAVQACQSAGIQVKTITGDHALTAAAIARQMGICSAEEGVFTGKQLAQMDEQEFAQAAEQGTVFARVAPEQKLRLVKALQLKGEIVAMTGDGVNDAPALKQADIGVAMGLAGAEVAKESADMLLTDDNFAAIEAAVEEGRGVYRNLRKAIAFLLPINVGESMTILIAIFLATALPILPIQILWLNMVSSVGLIAPLAFEPKSGQVMQQPPRNPREKLLSGSLLQRIFAISVFNWLVIFGVFQWILQTTGNEALARTMAINGLVAAEVFYLLSISQFLPSLVARIQGKRQSIAYAPAIGIVVVGFLQCLFSQWSIMNQVFNTTPLTLIQALICIGIGLPVVLVALILQRFDPLN; this is encoded by the coding sequence ATGACAGCAAATACGATCGCTACAAATAATTTTACCCAGACAACAAAAGATTTACTCAACTATGAATGGCACACGCTATCGACACAAGAAGTTGTACAAACTTTAACCAGCCATTCCCAAGCAGGCTTGAGCGATGAAGAAGCGATCGCTCGCCACGAACGGATGGGTGCAAATCAACTAACTAGTAAAGCTGGAAAAAGTCCTTGGCTGAGATTTATCGAGCAATTTAATCAACCATTATTATATATTTTGCTGGCGGCGGGAGTAGTAACGCTACTGCTGCAAGATTGGATCGATGCAGGCGTAATTTTTGGCGTCACCTTAATTAATGTCATAATTGGCTACATTCAAGAATCGAAAGCAGAAGGTGCGATCGCGGCTCTATCTCAGGCTGTGACTACTGAAGCAACTGTGATTCGCGATGGTCAAAAAACTCGTCTGGCTTCGACTGAGTTAGTTGTCGGTGATTTGGTAGTGCTAGCTTCTGGGGATAAAGTACCTGCGGATCTGCGGTTATTGAGCGTGCGCGGGTTACAAGTTGACGAGTCGGCTTTAACAGGCGAATCTGTTCCGGTCGAGAAAGCAACTGCATCGCTAGCTGGGGACACACCATTAGCCGAACGCAGCAATATGGCTTATGCAGGAAGTTTCATCACCTTTGGACAGGCGCAAGGAATTGTTGTGGCGATTGCAGATGCTACTGAAACTGGCCGCATCTCGGAGTTAATCGCCAGCAGTTCCGATCTCAAAACGCCGCTAACACGAAATATTGACAAGTTTAGCAAAACTTTGTTGTATGTCATCTTAGGTTTGGCTGCCCTGACATTTGCCGTGGGATTAGGACAGGGTGAATCTTGGATTGATGTTTTCAAAGCAACTGTGGCTCTGGTTGTCAGCGCAATTCCCGAAGGATTACCTGTAATTGTGACAGTTACGTTGGCGATCGGGGTTTCCCGAATGGCGCGACGTAACGCGATTATTCGCAAGTTACCTGCTGTGGAAACATTGGGAAGTACTACTGTTATTTGCTCTGACAAGACTGGTACGTTGACTGAAAATCAGATGACGGTGCAGCAGATTTATGCGGGTGGACAACACTACACCGTTAGCGGTATTGGTTATGCCCCAGATGGTGAAATCCTGATAAATCAGCAGCCTGTTGATTTCAATACAGATGAACATATTGCTGTTTGGGAATCCTTGGCAGCTGGATTGCTGTGCAATGATTCTCACATCGAATGGCGCGACGGACAGTGGAATTTAGTCGGAACTCCCACGGAAGGAGCATTAATTACAACTGCTTATAAAGCGGGATTGACACCAGAGAATTTAGAACAAGAATTACCCAGAATAGATACCATTCCCTTTGAGTCTGAATTTCAGTATATGGCGACTTTGCATCAATTAAATGCAAAGCGAAGATTGAATACGATCTATCTCAAAGGTTCTGTGGAGGCGATTCTGCAACGCTGCGACTCTATGCTTGATGCCCAAGGACAACAAATAGCGCTCAATCCTACCGCCATAGAACAGGAAGTTGCTGATATGGCAAAGCAAGGTTTGCGAGTCCTAGCTTTGGCGAAAAAAGAAGTTAGTTCTCACAAACATTCCTTAGACCACGACGATCTCAATCAAGGACTGGTATTTTTAGGACTTCAAGGCATCATCGATCCACCGCGTGCAGAAGCGATCGCCGCAGTCCAAGCCTGCCAATCTGCGGGAATTCAGGTGAAAACGATCACTGGCGATCATGCACTAACCGCAGCTGCGATCGCTCGCCAAATGGGAATTTGCTCGGCTGAAGAAGGAGTCTTCACCGGGAAGCAATTAGCGCAGATGGATGAACAAGAATTTGCCCAAGCGGCTGAACAAGGTACGGTATTTGCGCGAGTTGCACCGGAACAAAAGTTGCGTCTAGTCAAAGCATTGCAACTCAAAGGCGAAATTGTCGCCATGACTGGAGATGGGGTCAACGATGCGCCTGCTCTCAAGCAAGCAGATATTGGTGTAGCGATGGGTCTAGCTGGGGCAGAGGTTGCTAAAGAATCTGCGGATATGCTGCTAACTGACGATAACTTCGCTGCAATTGAAGCGGCTGTGGAGGAAGGACGCGGAGTTTACCGCAACTTACGAAAAGCGATCGCCTTTTTGCTCCCAATCAATGTTGGCGAATCTATGACGATTTTAATTGCCATTTTTCTCGCCACTGCGCTTCCCATCTTACCAATCCAAATTCTCTGGCTAAACATGGTTAGTTCCGTAGGGTTGATTGCTCCCCTCGCTTTTGAGCCAAAATCTGGACAAGTGATGCAGCAACCACCACGCAATCCCAGAGAAAAGCTATTATCTGGTAGTTTACTCCAGCGCATCTTCGCAATTTCTGTCTTCAATTGGCTGGTAATTTTTGGGGTGTTTCAATGGATACTTCAAACTACAGGCAATGAAGCCTTAGCTCGCACGATGGCAATAAATGGGTTGGTAGCAGCAGAAGTGTTTTACCTGTTAAGTATTAGCCAGTTTTTACCATCTTTAGTTGCCAGAATCCAAGGTAAACGCCAATCTATAGCCTATGCACCGGCGATCGGAATTGTAGTAGTAGGTTTCTTACAATGTCTGTTCAGTCAGTGGAGCATTATGAATCAAGTATTTAACACTACACCTTTGACATTGATTCAAGCTTTAATTTGTATTGGTATAGGTTTGCCAGTAGTGTTGGTAGCTCTTATCTTGCAGCGTTTCGATCCGCTTAACTAA